The DNA segment CTTGTCCATACACGGCCGACCGGATTATGCGGATTTGAGATAATTAACATTTTTGTTTTGGGATCTTGCGCTTTCTTTTCCAAGTCTAAAAAATCCATATGGTATTTTTGTTCCTTAAAAATCAATGGATTAGTTACGACTTTTCTTTCGCTTTTCTTGATTATATTGGAAAAATTATCATAAACTGGTGGCTGTATAATAATATTATCTCCGGGTTGAGTAAGTGCTCGAATAGCAAACCCAATTGATGGAATAATGCGAGAAGCAATACCTATCCATTCTCTTTTAATTTCCCAATTATATCTTTTTCTCATCCAATTTATTATTGCATTGTAATAGGTCTCAGGTCTCCTAATATTTCCATAAACTCCAAATTCGACAACTTCCATAAGTCTATCTATCACAGGTTGCGGAGCTTTAAAATCCATATCGGCTACCCATAGCGGAATTAAGTCCTCGCTACCGAACTTCTCCTTAAGACCATACCACTTTTCAGAACTATACTGTTTTGCATTATCTACGTAGTCAAATTCATACATAATTTTAAAACCTCTGCTTTCATTAACAATGTTATAGTCTTTTAAGTTACATCTTAGCCAGGTTAATTATAATTTACGACGCAAAAACCTTTATTATTTAACGTAAAATTAATAATGTCCTTTTTATAGAGCAAGCAATACATAAATGTTTTATGGAAAAACTAACTTTTTACAGTGGAATCAATTATAATTTCACATTGATTTTTCTATAACTCAGAATTATCTAGAGCATCTTTTAGACTTACCTTCTTGGTATCAGGCAGTGTCTGGAATGTCACTTCTATGCCATAATTTTGATTTAATTCCCTTAGGATGTCAGCATCAAGCTTCGTCAAAGCAACACTAGGAATTATAAACGTAGAATCAGCTTTCTTTGCAATACCTCCAATATTTAATTTTTGTATTGGCAAGCCTTTATTTACTGTTTCTTTTACCGTTGAAATATTTTTAAACAACAAAATTACCTTATATCGCCAGAATTTATTTTCTTCCCAACTTTTTATTGCCTCATCAACACTCATTACTTTAATTGTTAAACCGTAAGCTCCTGCTGACATTTCATACACACTTTTCATAAGCGGGTCCTTCGAAATTGAATTATCTATCACAAAAATAGCATTGCAATTTAATCCCTTAGACCATTTTGTCATAACTTGACCATGAATTAATCTATCATCCACTCGTGCCAAAACTATTTCTCCCATTTAAAATCAATCCTCCAATATAATAGATTTTTGTTATTATCACTAGCTTATCTAGAGTTATAAAAATAATCCGTTTGACATCGGTTAATTTACCTTTCCACAATATTGTACCTCATAAACACAGTGCTTTTAGTTTTTAACTGTTTGCTAAACTTTTTTAATGATCCTTTACATAAATTCGTCGCTGCTGCTCCCAACTATATATTGTTATGAACGGAAAAGCATGTTAGTACTGATGATTAATTAGTCATCAGTACTAACAACAAAGTTGCTTCTAAGCAAAAAACTTTATAAGGCTTTCCACCTTAGATAGCATTAAAGTATATTCAATAACCCTAATATAGCTAAAATGATTACTAAGCTAATAAGCACTTTTAACACATTTAATTCTTTTCTATCAAAGTAGAGATATATAATTATTACTGTCGCTAACGGCAATAGTCCTGGAAATATGCTATCCAATATACCCTGAAGTTCAAAAGTCTTGCCTGAAATAGTCCAGCTTAAAGGAGTTGTAACATCAACATAAGAGGCAGTTAATACACCCATCATAAAGAGTCCCAATATCGATAGTCCGGTAAGTATATACCTCATGCTCTTGCCACCAAGAATTGTGGTAGCTGCATGAATTCCTAGTTTGTATCCCATCTTGAGGAAGTAAAAACCATAAAAGTAATTTCCTATAATCCATATCAGCCACGGAAGGATTCCACCTAAAAAGTTGCCCGCACTTGCCAAAGGAAGAAATAAAGCAATTAAAATATACTGAATTGTGCCTTCTTCTATTGAGTCTCCTAAAGCCGCAAATGGTCCCATCAAACTAACTTTTGTGCTGTTTATTACCTCTTCGCTTACTGCTTCATCCTTTCTTCCTTCAGACAATGCTCTTGCTCTTTGTTCTTCCAGCGAAAGGGTCATTCCAACAATTGGCGCACCGCCAATGCATTCAGTATTGAAGAATTGCGAGTGTCGCTCATATGCCTCACTTAAATCTTCTTTGCTCTTATACAGTTTTTTTAAGCCTGGTATCAACGACCATAGAAAAGAAAATGCAATCATTCTATCGAAAGTATGAGGAATTTCGTTTGCATATCTCCATCTAAGCCAGATTTTGCGAAGATCTCTATCTGTAAATTGACCTTCACCTGCACTATTGGCATCCTTTGCTATATCATTTTCTTCTAGCTCTCCACTAATTTCCCCTTCTTTTTCCATTATAACTAGCACATATAAGTAAGAAATTATTGCCCCTAAAATTGCAAAAGTTATAATATTAATTTCTAATGACTGTAAAATTATAACTAGAAAATACGCTAGCAAGAAGAAAGGCATTAAACTCTTCTTTCCAATCATTTTAAGCGTAACAGCAATTCCTACTGCAGGAAGTGCTCCTCCAATAACTTCTAATGCATGTATAGTACGTCCTGACATAAGTTTTACAACTTCAGTTATTAAAGGAACTCCTTTGTAAAGTGTAATAAACATTGCCGGAAAGAATATCGCAAATCCCAAGATTATAGGTAGAAAAATAGAAGCAAAAGTTATACCCCTCTCATCTGCTTGCTTTACATATTTATCAACTAATGGTGTTACAACAACCGTGTTTAAAAAGAATCTAAGCTGATAAAGATATGAACCTAAAAGTCCTACAGGTATTGCTACTGTAACTGCTTCT comes from the Tepidanaerobacter acetatoxydans Re1 genome and includes:
- a CDS encoding PTS system mannose/fructose/N-acetylgalactosamine-transporter subunit IIB, which encodes MGEIVLARVDDRLIHGQVMTKWSKGLNCNAIFVIDNSISKDPLMKSVYEMSAGAYGLTIKVMSVDEAIKSWEENKFWRYKVILLFKNISTVKETVNKGLPIQKLNIGGIAKKADSTFIIPSVALTKLDADILRELNQNYGIEVTFQTLPDTKKVSLKDALDNSEL
- a CDS encoding PTS system mannose/fructose/sorbose family transporter subunit IID, with product MQAQAVTLTIMQSALISLWISIVMTRSTGYSSTAFRYSPLMTGLIVGIVLGDVPNAMMVTAAIQLIYMGVISPGGSTPSEPAVAAAVAVPVAILSGLKPTEAVTVAIPVGLLGSYLYQLRFFLNTVVVTPLVDKYVKQADERGITFASIFLPIILGFAIFFPAMFITLYKGVPLITEVVKLMSGRTIHALEVIGGALPAVGIAVTLKMIGKKSLMPFFLLAYFLVIILQSLEINIITFAILGAIISYLYVLVIMEKEGEISGELEENDIAKDANSAGEGQFTDRDLRKIWLRWRYANEIPHTFDRMIAFSFLWSLIPGLKKLYKSKEDLSEAYERHSQFFNTECIGGAPIVGMTLSLEEQRARALSEGRKDEAVSEEVINSTKVSLMGPFAALGDSIEEGTIQYILIALFLPLASAGNFLGGILPWLIWIIGNYFYGFYFLKMGYKLGIHAATTILGGKSMRYILTGLSILGLFMMGVLTASYVDVTTPLSWTISGKTFELQGILDSIFPGLLPLATVIIIYLYFDRKELNVLKVLISLVIILAILGLLNIL